The following proteins come from a genomic window of Iamia sp. SCSIO 61187:
- the rplK gene encoding 50S ribosomal protein L11, which produces MAKKKVLAVVKIQIPAGQANPAPPVGTALGPHGVAIMDFCKAYNAQTESQRGTIVPVEITVFEDRTFTFITKTPPTPVLLREAAGITKGSQNPGKEGAGSVTADQVRSIAETKLPDLNANDIDAAIKQVEGTARSMGLQVV; this is translated from the coding sequence GCCAAGAAGAAGGTCCTGGCCGTCGTCAAGATCCAGATCCCCGCCGGCCAGGCCAACCCGGCCCCGCCCGTGGGCACCGCCCTGGGCCCGCACGGCGTGGCCATCATGGACTTCTGCAAGGCGTACAACGCCCAGACCGAGTCCCAGCGGGGCACCATCGTGCCCGTGGAGATCACGGTCTTCGAGGACCGCACCTTCACCTTCATCACCAAGACCCCGCCGACGCCCGTCCTCCTCCGCGAGGCCGCCGGCATCACCAAGGGCTCGCAGAACCCCGGCAAGGAGGGCGCCGGCTCGGTCACCGCCGACCAGGTCCGCTCCATCGCCGAGACCAAGCTGCCCGACCTCAACGCCAACGACATCGACGCCGCCATCAAGCAGGTCGAGGGCACGGCCCGCTCCATGGGCCTCCAGGTCGTCTGA
- the rplJ gene encoding 50S ribosomal protein L10, with protein MGEPRPEKAAVVTEVGERLDAAEAAVLTEYRGLDVPAMAELRDALRSSGGTYKIYKNTLVRIAARERGLDIDDLLTGPTAIAFVDGDAAGVAKALRDFARTNPALVVKGGLLGTSVLGADEVKALADLPSRDQLLAEIAGLFAAPMQQMASLLDAVPRSFSYALNALIEAGGAPGAPTDPAPAAEETPAEADAAATAEAATTESADADATESAPADDTTETPAESAATEES; from the coding sequence ATGGGAGAGCCACGACCTGAGAAGGCCGCCGTGGTCACCGAGGTGGGCGAGCGTCTCGACGCCGCCGAAGCCGCCGTGCTCACGGAGTACCGCGGCCTCGACGTGCCCGCCATGGCCGAGCTGCGCGACGCCCTGCGCAGCTCCGGCGGCACCTACAAGATCTACAAGAACACGCTGGTGCGGATCGCCGCGCGCGAGCGGGGCCTCGACATCGACGACCTGCTCACCGGCCCGACCGCCATCGCGTTCGTCGACGGCGACGCCGCCGGCGTGGCCAAGGCCCTGCGGGACTTCGCCCGGACCAACCCGGCGCTGGTCGTCAAGGGCGGCCTGCTGGGCACCTCGGTGCTCGGCGCCGACGAGGTCAAGGCCCTCGCCGACCTCCCGAGCCGCGACCAGCTGCTGGCGGAGATCGCCGGTCTGTTCGCCGCCCCCATGCAGCAGATGGCGAGCCTGCTCGACGCCGTCCCCCGGTCGTTCAGCTACGCCCTGAACGCCCTCATCGAGGCGGGCGGCGCCCCCGGCGCCCCCACCGACCCCGCCCCCGCGGCGGAGGAGACCCCGGCCGAGGCCGACGCCGCTGCGACGGCCGAGGCTGCGACCACCGAGTCGGCTGACGCCGATGCCACCGAGTCGGCCCCGGCCGACGACACCACCGAGACCCCGGCCGAGTCGGCCGCTACCGAGGAGAGCTGA
- the rplA gene encoding 50S ribosomal protein L1, with amino-acid sequence MAKGKRYTDATKRYDRENLHSADEAVELVKTLATAGFDETIELGVRLGVDPRKADQMVRGTVALPSGTGKDVRIAVFAAGDAADEARAAGADIVGSDDLAAQVEGGMLDFDLAIATPDMMPTVGRLGRVLGPRGLMPNPKTGTVTTDVGKAVADFKGGKVEYRTDRYGNVHVPVGKASFASADLVANLRAVIDELHRAKPASSKGRYLRKVGVASTMGPGIKIDPNRIKVVEEV; translated from the coding sequence ATGGCGAAGGGCAAGCGCTACACCGACGCGACCAAGCGGTACGACCGCGAGAACCTGCACTCGGCCGACGAGGCCGTGGAGCTGGTGAAGACGCTGGCGACGGCCGGCTTCGACGAGACCATCGAGCTGGGCGTCCGCCTCGGCGTCGACCCCCGCAAGGCCGACCAGATGGTCCGGGGCACCGTGGCCCTGCCGTCGGGCACCGGCAAGGACGTGCGCATCGCCGTCTTCGCCGCCGGCGACGCCGCCGACGAGGCCCGCGCCGCCGGCGCCGACATCGTGGGCAGCGACGACCTGGCCGCCCAGGTCGAGGGGGGCATGCTCGACTTCGACCTGGCCATCGCCACCCCGGACATGATGCCGACCGTCGGGCGCCTGGGCCGCGTGCTCGGCCCCCGCGGGCTCATGCCCAACCCCAAGACCGGCACCGTGACCACCGACGTGGGCAAGGCCGTCGCCGACTTCAAGGGCGGCAAGGTCGAGTACCGCACCGACCGCTACGGCAACGTCCACGTCCCGGTGGGCAAGGCGTCCTTCGCCAGCGCCGACCTGGTCGCCAACCTGCGGGCCGTCATCGACGAGCTCCACCGGGCCAAGCCGGCCTCGTCGAAGGGCCGGTACCTCCGCAAGGTCGGCGTCGCCTCCACCATGGGCCCCGGCATCAAGATCGACCCCAACCGCATCAAGGTCGTCGAGGAAGTCTGA
- the rplL gene encoding 50S ribosomal protein L7/L12, with translation MATLSTDDILDAIAGMTVLELSELKKAFEERFDVTAAAPVAAAAAAPAGGGGAAEEAEEQDEFDVVLTAAGDNKVKVIKAVRSLSGLGLKEAKDLVDNAPKPVIEKASKEDAEKAKEALEAEGASVELK, from the coding sequence ATGGCCACCCTTTCCACTGACGACATCCTCGACGCCATCGCGGGCATGACCGTGCTGGAGCTGTCCGAGCTCAAGAAGGCGTTCGAGGAGCGCTTCGACGTCACCGCCGCCGCCCCCGTGGCGGCCGCTGCGGCCGCCCCCGCCGGTGGCGGCGGCGCCGCCGAGGAGGCCGAGGAGCAGGACGAGTTCGACGTCGTGCTCACCGCCGCCGGCGACAACAAGGTCAAGGTCATCAAGGCCGTCCGCTCGCTCAGCGGGCTGGGCCTCAAGGAGGCCAAGGACCTCGTCGACAACGCTCCCAAGCCTGTCATCGAGAAGGCCTCCAAGGAGGACGCCGAGAAGGCCAAGGAGGCCCTCGAGGCCGAGGGCGCGAGCGTCGAGCTCAAGTAG